A genomic region of Rhizobium sp. NXC24 contains the following coding sequences:
- a CDS encoding aldo/keto reductase encodes MRYNQLGNTGMFVSELCLGTMTFGEANPNSTWGAIADVDQATADKIVESSLAAGVNFIDTADVYSVGNSEKLLGQALKNVGVPRKDVIIATKVYGVMGDMPNDRGASRGHIMDSVQASLERLQTDHIDLYQIHATDSVTPIDETLRALDDLVSRGLVRYVGVSNWQAWRIAKALGISERRGFARFETVQAYYSIAGRDLEREIVPLMAEEKLGLMVWSPLAGGLLSGKYGPGAPGNGEGRRASFDFPPVDKDRAWACVAAMREVAEKHGASVATVALAWILAKPFVTSIIIGAKRLDQLDQNLAAVKLKLDADDLAKLDEVSALAAEYPGWMIPRQGAARRPQPFEPKA; translated from the coding sequence ATGCGTTATAATCAACTCGGCAATACCGGCATGTTCGTCTCAGAACTTTGCCTGGGTACGATGACCTTCGGCGAAGCCAATCCTAACAGCACCTGGGGTGCCATCGCCGATGTCGATCAGGCGACGGCCGATAAGATCGTCGAAAGCTCGCTCGCTGCCGGCGTCAACTTCATCGACACCGCTGATGTCTATTCCGTCGGGAATTCGGAAAAGCTGCTCGGCCAGGCCCTGAAGAATGTCGGCGTGCCGCGCAAGGACGTCATCATCGCCACCAAGGTCTACGGTGTCATGGGTGACATGCCCAACGATCGCGGCGCGTCGCGCGGCCATATCATGGATTCGGTCCAAGCCAGCCTAGAGCGGCTGCAGACCGATCATATCGACCTCTACCAGATCCATGCCACGGATTCGGTGACGCCGATCGATGAGACCTTGCGTGCGCTCGATGATCTCGTTTCTCGCGGATTGGTGCGCTATGTCGGCGTATCCAACTGGCAGGCTTGGCGTATCGCCAAGGCGCTCGGCATTTCCGAACGCCGCGGCTTTGCCCGCTTCGAAACGGTGCAGGCCTATTACTCCATCGCCGGCCGCGATCTTGAGCGCGAAATCGTGCCGCTGATGGCTGAGGAGAAGCTTGGGCTGATGGTCTGGTCGCCGCTTGCCGGCGGTCTTCTTTCCGGAAAATATGGTCCGGGTGCACCCGGCAACGGCGAAGGACGCCGCGCCAGCTTCGACTTCCCGCCCGTCGATAAGGATCGCGCCTGGGCCTGCGTTGCCGCCATGCGCGAAGTGGCCGAAAAACACGGCGCGAGCGTCGCGACCGTGGCACTCGCCTGGATCCTGGCGAAACCCTTCGTCACCAGCATCATCATCGGCGCCAAGCGTCTCGACCAGCTCGACCAGAATCTGGCAGCGGTCAAGCTGAAGCTCGATGCAGACGATCTCGCCAAGCTGGACGAGGTCAGCGCGCTGGCTGCGGAATATCCCGGCTGGATGATCCCCCGCCAAGGCGCCGCCCGCCGGCCGCAGCCTTTTGAACCGAAGGCTTGA